The following are from one region of the Ktedonobacteraceae bacterium genome:
- the aat gene encoding leucyl/phenylalanyl-tRNA--protein transferase produces the protein MSKQKLEPLDPNLVINAYAQGIFPMADDNGRIHWYAPDPRAILEHSNLHISRSLRATIRKNIYEVRMDTAFETVMRCCADRKETWINEVFIDTYTRLYYTGFAHSVEAWKNGELVGGLYGVSLGGAFMGESMFSYATDASKVCLVALVEHLKACGYVLHDTQFLTPHLATLGVTEIPRREYERRLRVALYLDCRW, from the coding sequence ATGTCGAAGCAAAAACTGGAGCCGCTCGATCCGAACCTGGTAATCAATGCCTATGCCCAGGGTATTTTCCCTATGGCAGATGACAATGGCAGAATTCACTGGTATGCGCCCGATCCTCGCGCCATTCTGGAACATTCCAACCTGCACATTTCACGCTCGCTACGTGCCACGATACGGAAAAATATCTACGAGGTGCGCATGGATACGGCTTTTGAGACCGTGATGCGCTGCTGCGCGGACCGCAAAGAGACGTGGATCAACGAGGTATTCATTGATACCTATACCCGCCTGTATTACACGGGCTTCGCGCACAGCGTCGAGGCGTGGAAGAACGGCGAACTGGTCGGCGGACTCTATGGTGTATCGCTGGGAGGGGCCTTTATGGGCGAGAGCATGTTCTCGTATGCTACCGATGCCTCAAAAGTATGCCTGGTAGCATTGGTCGAACACCTAAAAGCATGCGGCTACGTGCTGCACGATACACAGTTTCTCACTCCGCATCTTGCCACGTTGGGCGTAACGGAGATTCCGCGCCGGGAATACGAACGGCGCCTGAGAGTAGCCCTGTACCTGGACTGTCGCTGGTAG
- a CDS encoding plastocyanin/azurin family copper-binding protein, with product MMQTNSNITSRIISTHKHRLWAWLSLVALVMVLLLSACGGATSGSANNNGGTTAPAATNTPTSSGTGNGPVVMITTGSSNPYAFSPATLTIKVGTTVVWKNTTSAPHTVTSDDGKSFDSGVNNPIAPQSGTFSFTFSQPGTYAYHCSFHPYMKATIVVQ from the coding sequence ATGATGCAAACGAACTCAAACATTACTTCACGCATAATCTCCACACATAAACATCGTCTGTGGGCATGGCTGTCATTGGTGGCATTAGTTATGGTATTGCTTTTATCAGCCTGTGGAGGAGCCACTAGCGGTAGTGCCAACAATAACGGCGGCACTACTGCACCCGCAGCGACAAATACTCCAACCAGTTCGGGAACAGGCAACGGCCCGGTGGTCATGATTACTACCGGAAGCAGCAATCCTTACGCCTTCAGTCCCGCGACTCTGACGATCAAGGTGGGCACCACAGTGGTCTGGAAAAATACGACCTCGGCGCCCCATACTGTGACAAGCGACGACGGGAAGTCGTTTGACTCCGGCGTTAATAACCCGATTGCTCCCCAAAGCGGAACATTCAGTTTCACTTTTTCTCAGCCTGGCACTTATGCCTATCATTGTAGCTTCCATCCCTATATGAAGGCGACAATAGTTGTGCAGTAA
- a CDS encoding acyl-CoA dehydrogenase family protein — translation MIDFTLSKSQQAARDYAHQIALEEMRPISLECDRTEKIPESFFWNMQKRYWGGSAAQARMQGQEENEKQDNILSVLAQEEMAWGDAALSTAIPGPGLAAPPILSQGTPEQQMRFLGPFMDGQLHWGALALTEPGIGSDVAGMSTTAVLDGDEWVINGHKHYITNGARADLVVTFATIDKSLGREGIRPFVVPKGTPGLIVGRIEEKMGLRASQTAELIYENCRIPKDNLLSGREQTKKAGFKAAMGTLDATRPMVGALAVGIARAAHEATWEWLHEELPKGFPAHKRSTLEDELIELGQEIEMARFLVWRAAWMADRRIPNSKEASMSKAYAGGLVMKVTAAAVRVTAPGEDSERKQFIAKWFRDAKVFDIFEGTAQIQRLVIARRIFPELDIP, via the coding sequence ATGATAGATTTCACCCTCAGCAAATCGCAACAGGCGGCGCGCGACTACGCGCACCAGATTGCACTCGAAGAGATGCGTCCCATCTCGCTTGAATGCGACCGCACGGAAAAGATTCCCGAGTCGTTCTTCTGGAACATGCAGAAACGCTACTGGGGCGGATCAGCAGCCCAGGCACGCATGCAGGGGCAGGAGGAAAACGAAAAGCAGGATAACATCCTCTCAGTGCTGGCGCAAGAAGAGATGGCCTGGGGCGATGCCGCTCTTTCCACCGCTATTCCCGGACCGGGGTTGGCCGCACCGCCCATCCTTTCCCAGGGCACGCCGGAACAGCAGATGCGCTTTCTCGGCCCATTCATGGATGGACAGTTGCACTGGGGTGCGCTGGCGCTGACCGAACCAGGAATCGGGTCCGACGTAGCAGGCATGTCCACTACAGCGGTTCTGGACGGAGATGAGTGGGTCATCAACGGCCATAAGCACTATATCACGAATGGCGCGCGAGCAGACCTGGTCGTGACATTCGCAACCATCGATAAGAGCCTGGGCCGGGAGGGCATTCGTCCTTTCGTCGTACCAAAGGGCACGCCGGGACTGATTGTCGGGCGTATCGAGGAGAAAATGGGTTTGCGAGCATCACAGACAGCCGAGCTGATCTACGAAAATTGCCGCATCCCCAAAGATAATCTGCTAAGCGGGCGCGAGCAAACAAAGAAAGCCGGCTTCAAGGCGGCCATGGGAACACTCGACGCCACTCGCCCAATGGTTGGGGCGCTGGCCGTGGGCATCGCGCGCGCTGCTCACGAGGCAACCTGGGAGTGGCTTCACGAGGAATTGCCAAAGGGATTCCCGGCGCATAAACGCAGCACACTGGAAGACGAACTGATTGAGTTGGGACAGGAGATTGAAATGGCTCGTTTCCTCGTCTGGCGGGCCGCGTGGATGGCAGACCGCCGCATTCCCAATTCCAAAGAGGCATCCATGAGCAAGGCATACGCCGGTGGATTGGTGATGAAGGTTACGGCTGCCGCGGTACGCGTGACTGCTCCCGGCGAAGACTCGGAGCGCAAGCAGTTTATCGCCAAGTGGTTCCGCGATGCCAAGGTTTTCGACATCTTCGAGGGCACGGCGCAGATTCAGCGCTTAGTCATTGCCCGGCGCATATTCCCAGAACTGGATATTCCCTAA
- a CDS encoding acyl-CoA dehydrogenase family protein — protein sequence MPNFAPTEEQEEIRNLARSIAIDQLRPQGRSAEKRGDISLELMHTLMQTGLTTPYPESLGGSGTIEAVTYSLIAEELGFGDGALAMNILGSLMGPVAVLLAGDENQQAHYITPFCDEQEGYMRFGSFAFAERTGGHSLAEISATARLEGEHYIVNGTKRDVIHGGRSRPRVVLLRLEGTTGMDGLCLLLVPPQLAGLHIRSDVQKLGLIAAPSVSLTFENVAIPAGDLLGKAGDPGVIRAAALYNILRGAVACGMARAAFEYARDYAKERVAFGRPIATYQGIAFMVAEMAMKLDAARLLVWRVASNWDRGLANDMLVHEAEAAQHQAIQVAKSATTDAVQILGGAGFIQDHPVEMWMRNAAAME from the coding sequence ATGCCGAACTTTGCCCCAACAGAGGAGCAGGAAGAGATTCGCAACCTGGCGCGCAGCATAGCCATCGATCAGCTACGCCCACAAGGTAGAAGCGCAGAGAAACGAGGCGATATTTCCCTCGAACTCATGCACACGCTCATGCAAACCGGCCTGACGACCCCGTATCCGGAAAGCCTGGGCGGATCAGGGACAATCGAAGCGGTTACCTATTCCCTCATCGCCGAAGAACTGGGCTTTGGCGATGGCGCACTGGCAATGAACATCCTCGGCTCGTTGATGGGGCCGGTGGCCGTCTTATTGGCGGGCGACGAGAATCAACAGGCCCATTACATTACGCCTTTCTGCGACGAGCAAGAGGGATATATGCGCTTCGGCAGCTTCGCTTTCGCCGAGCGCACGGGCGGGCATTCGCTAGCAGAGATCAGCGCGACAGCCAGGCTCGAGGGCGAGCACTATATCGTCAACGGCACCAAACGCGACGTGATTCATGGCGGTCGCTCCCGGCCACGCGTCGTACTATTGCGCCTGGAAGGAACAACCGGTATGGACGGCCTGTGCCTGCTACTGGTTCCTCCACAACTCGCGGGACTGCATATCCGCTCAGACGTGCAAAAATTGGGGTTGATCGCTGCTCCAAGTGTCTCTCTGACCTTCGAAAATGTAGCCATTCCGGCAGGCGATTTGCTGGGGAAAGCCGGCGACCCCGGCGTGATTCGGGCCGCGGCCCTCTATAACATATTGCGTGGAGCCGTGGCATGCGGTATGGCGCGTGCGGCGTTTGAATATGCCAGGGATTACGCGAAAGAGCGCGTCGCATTTGGTCGTCCGATTGCCACGTACCAGGGTATTGCCTTTATGGTGGCAGAGATGGCAATGAAGCTCGACGCGGCGCGCCTGCTCGTCTGGAGGGTCGCGTCAAACTGGGATCGCGGCCTGGCAAACGATATGCTGGTACACGAGGCGGAGGCCGCGCAGCACCAGGCAATTCAGGTCGCGAAATCAGCTACGACCGATGCTGTGCAAATCCTGGGTGGCGCCGGTTTTATACAGGATCACCCGGTCGAGATGTGGATGCGCAATGCAGCTGCAATGGAGTAG
- a CDS encoding thiolase family protein has protein sequence MTQREAVIVEAVRTAVGRRNGRLKDWHPVDLLAQTLSALVQRTGINAGSVDDVIIGCVSQVGEQSLNVGRNAVLAAGFPETVPGTTVDRQCGSSQQAIHFAAQGVISGAYDIAIAGGVESMTRVPMGSSSQGPGVPFGPQMLKRYDNGLVHQGISADLVAQKWGLSREELDAFSLESHRRAARATAEGRFRSQIVPVEVKNEDGTTSTFDQDEGIRSDTSLEKLASLKPAFKPDGLITAGNSSQISDGAAAVLIMERETAEKLGLKPRARFVSFSLAGDNPIMMLTAPIPATYKALKKAGLTLDQIDLIEINEAFASVVLAWQRETGANMQKVNGNGGAVAIGHPLGASGARLTTVLLHELERTGGRYGLQTICEGGGMANGMIIERI, from the coding sequence ATGACACAGCGCGAAGCAGTGATTGTCGAGGCAGTGCGCACCGCCGTTGGGCGCAGAAACGGTCGTTTGAAGGATTGGCACCCGGTGGATTTGCTGGCACAAACGCTCTCCGCCCTGGTGCAGCGTACCGGCATCAATGCAGGATCGGTAGATGATGTCATTATAGGCTGCGTCAGCCAGGTTGGAGAGCAAAGCCTGAATGTTGGACGCAATGCAGTGCTGGCGGCAGGTTTTCCCGAAACGGTTCCCGGCACCACGGTTGATCGACAGTGTGGATCGAGCCAGCAGGCCATTCACTTTGCTGCCCAGGGGGTCATCAGCGGAGCATATGACATCGCTATTGCCGGAGGCGTCGAATCGATGACACGCGTTCCCATGGGTTCGTCCTCGCAAGGTCCAGGTGTGCCTTTTGGCCCCCAGATGCTGAAGCGTTATGACAATGGGCTGGTACACCAGGGCATCAGCGCCGACCTGGTGGCGCAGAAATGGGGCTTGAGCCGGGAAGAATTGGACGCCTTCAGTCTCGAAAGCCACAGGCGAGCGGCTCGTGCCACTGCCGAGGGACGCTTCCGCAGCCAGATTGTGCCGGTCGAGGTCAAGAACGAAGATGGCACAACCAGCACCTTTGACCAGGATGAAGGTATCCGCAGCGATACAAGCCTCGAGAAACTGGCAAGCCTCAAACCTGCTTTCAAACCGGATGGCCTGATTACCGCCGGCAACTCTTCGCAGATCAGCGATGGGGCCGCGGCAGTACTCATTATGGAGCGGGAAACGGCTGAGAAATTGGGACTGAAACCTCGCGCGCGCTTCGTCTCGTTCTCCCTGGCAGGCGACAATCCGATCATGATGCTGACCGCTCCTATACCCGCGACCTATAAAGCGCTGAAGAAGGCAGGGCTGACGTTAGACCAGATAGATCTGATCGAAATCAATGAAGCCTTCGCCAGCGTCGTACTGGCCTGGCAGCGCGAGACGGGAGCTAACATGCAAAAGGTCAATGGCAACGGCGGTGCGGTTGCCATTGGTCATCCTCTGGGCGCATCCGGTGCGCGCCTGACGACTGTCCTGCTGCATGAATTGGAGCGCACCGGCGGTCGCTACGGGCTTCAGACCATCTGCGAAGGTGGCGGCATGGCCAACGGCATGATCATTGAAAGGATATAG
- a CDS encoding MaoC family dehydratase — protein MQEATPEFKQQLRTAFDTIAVGQTFTFRRTFTEGDVALFCGVTGDYNPYHIDEHFARSSWYGRRIIPGLLTSSMITHIGGMIGFLATEMSFEYIGAVYIGDTITCTVTFVEKNEARRLLVATASFLNQDGVEILKARFSGFPAQVRLAR, from the coding sequence ATGCAGGAGGCAACCCCTGAGTTCAAACAGCAGCTCAGAACTGCGTTTGATACCATTGCAGTAGGCCAGACATTTACGTTCCGGCGTACTTTCACCGAGGGAGATGTGGCGCTCTTCTGTGGCGTTACCGGCGATTACAACCCTTATCACATCGATGAGCATTTTGCGCGAAGTAGCTGGTATGGGCGGCGCATTATCCCCGGCCTTTTAACCAGCAGCATGATTACCCATATCGGCGGCATGATTGGCTTCCTCGCCACAGAGATGTCTTTTGAGTACATTGGCGCCGTCTACATCGGTGACACGATCACCTGCACCGTCACTTTTGTGGAGAAAAACGAGGCCAGGCGATTGCTGGTCGCTACAGCGAGTTTTCTGAATCAGGATGGGGTGGAAATACTCAAAGCGCGTTTCAGCGGGTTTCCTGCCCAGGTGCGATTAGCTCGCTGA
- a CDS encoding PQQ-binding-like beta-propeller repeat protein, which produces MEMLSTRTIRRRILYGGELACVVGMLIILIMAALPGPAAYAKTSPSDWATFMESNARTGYNKAESIINPKTAPHLKLHWQDMAAGAISVQPIEANGMIYWGSWDGLEHASRLSDGKDAWTANLGQTQGDCIHTPQGVLSTATVATEKIGGKSTPVVFVGGGDVQLYALNANTGAVIWKTRLGTQPSYFLYSSTAVFDGSVYIGVSSLGDCPLIQGQVVRVNAQTGAIQNTFNVVPSGCIGGSVWGSPAIDTKTKIIYFATGNPGTCGQSEPLTDAVVALNAKNLSLVGSWQIPPSQQVNDGDFGSTPTLFSATINGTLHQMAGLINKNGIYYAFDRTNISAGPLWEDQLAAPISQNGTGNNISSSAWDGSTLYAAAAKTTINGMSCTGSIRAVNPANGSYLWQVCLSNNVLDPVTAVPGLVVLGSGPNIFIFDAKTGQQLFSFTDMNKNSRFDGPASISRGVLYQGNMDGILYAFGT; this is translated from the coding sequence ATGGAAATGCTATCTACTCGTACAATTCGCAGGCGAATCCTTTATGGAGGGGAGCTGGCCTGTGTGGTAGGAATGCTGATCATACTGATAATGGCAGCATTACCGGGACCGGCCGCCTATGCAAAGACCAGTCCCAGTGATTGGGCAACTTTTATGGAAAGCAATGCGCGTACAGGTTACAACAAGGCCGAATCCATTATCAACCCCAAAACCGCTCCTCATTTAAAGCTGCACTGGCAAGATATGGCGGCCGGTGCGATTAGCGTCCAGCCTATTGAGGCCAATGGGATGATATACTGGGGGTCGTGGGATGGCCTGGAACACGCATCGCGTCTTTCAGATGGCAAGGATGCCTGGACAGCCAACCTGGGGCAGACACAGGGAGATTGTATCCACACGCCGCAAGGTGTGCTAAGTACGGCTACGGTTGCTACAGAGAAAATTGGGGGAAAGTCAACGCCGGTTGTCTTCGTTGGCGGTGGTGATGTCCAACTCTATGCGCTCAATGCCAATACTGGAGCCGTCATCTGGAAGACCAGGTTAGGGACTCAACCCAGCTATTTCCTGTATAGCTCAACAGCGGTTTTTGATGGCAGTGTGTATATTGGTGTATCATCGCTTGGTGATTGCCCGCTCATTCAGGGACAGGTGGTTCGGGTCAACGCCCAGACAGGCGCGATACAAAATACATTCAATGTCGTGCCCTCGGGCTGCATTGGTGGCTCGGTATGGGGTTCGCCTGCCATCGATACAAAGACAAAAATCATTTATTTTGCTACCGGCAATCCCGGTACTTGTGGTCAATCAGAGCCATTAACTGATGCCGTGGTAGCTCTGAACGCGAAAAACCTCTCCCTGGTTGGCTCCTGGCAAATTCCGCCTTCGCAGCAGGTGAACGATGGAGATTTTGGCAGCACTCCTACCCTTTTCAGCGCAACGATCAACGGCACTCTGCATCAAATGGCAGGGCTGATTAACAAGAATGGTATCTATTATGCTTTTGACCGCACGAATATTAGCGCCGGACCGCTATGGGAGGACCAGCTGGCAGCGCCTATCTCTCAAAATGGAACAGGTAATAACATTTCATCGAGCGCCTGGGATGGTTCCACACTATATGCAGCCGCGGCCAAAACCACCATCAATGGTATGAGTTGTACCGGCAGCATTCGAGCCGTCAATCCGGCGAATGGCTCTTATCTGTGGCAGGTATGCCTGAGTAACAACGTACTTGATCCCGTTACTGCTGTGCCAGGATTGGTGGTACTGGGATCAGGTCCCAATATCTTCATCTTTGACGCGAAAACCGGTCAGCAGCTCTTCAGTTTCACTGATATGAATAAGAACTCGAGATTCGATGGGCCGGCCAGCATTTCCAGAGGTGTCCTCTATCAAGGCAATATGGATGGAATTCTTTATGCCTTCGGCACGTAA
- a CDS encoding Zn-dependent alcohol dehydrogenase yields the protein MKTRTAVLYSPGEAIRVEEIELDPPKEHEVQIRMVAAGICHSDYHVVTGELPAYMPMALGHEGAGIVEEVGPNVTNCKPGDHVVLSFIPSCGTCRYCTSGHSNLCDKGAGTVSGPLLDGTFRMHNGSTDIGQFCLVSTFSERTVVSDMSVVPIADYYPLNRAVLVGCGVPTGIGAVIHRARVVPGSTVMVVGCGGIGSNIIQGAVLSGARMIIAVDIHDFKLENAKKLGATHTINSTREDPVTVARELTWGAGVDYAFEAIATPETIAVAYNSTGKNGTVVVVGLTPFFAQSIPISPLDLVLYQKTLMGTLYGDSQPRFDIPNLLKMYEVGKVKLDELVTRTYTLDQVNEAYADLHEGRLIRGVIEFAQ from the coding sequence ATGAAGACACGAACCGCAGTTCTCTACTCACCCGGTGAAGCCATTCGCGTAGAAGAGATTGAACTTGATCCACCCAAAGAACACGAGGTCCAGATACGTATGGTTGCCGCCGGTATTTGCCATTCCGACTATCACGTCGTTACCGGCGAGCTTCCCGCGTACATGCCCATGGCGCTTGGACACGAAGGAGCAGGCATCGTTGAAGAAGTTGGGCCGAATGTGACAAACTGCAAGCCTGGAGATCATGTCGTCCTGAGCTTCATTCCATCCTGTGGCACATGTCGCTACTGCACTTCAGGTCACTCGAACCTCTGCGATAAGGGCGCGGGTACCGTAAGCGGACCTCTACTCGACGGCACATTTCGTATGCATAATGGTAGTACTGATATTGGGCAGTTCTGCCTGGTGTCTACGTTCAGCGAGCGCACGGTCGTCTCTGATATGTCGGTTGTACCCATCGCAGATTATTATCCGCTCAATCGTGCAGTGCTGGTCGGATGCGGCGTACCGACAGGGATAGGGGCGGTAATTCACCGTGCCAGGGTGGTGCCGGGCAGCACAGTTATGGTGGTTGGCTGTGGCGGCATTGGCTCGAACATCATTCAGGGAGCTGTCCTTTCCGGCGCGCGCATGATTATCGCGGTAGACATCCACGATTTTAAGCTCGAAAACGCGAAAAAATTGGGCGCTACCCATACCATCAACTCAACTCGAGAGGACCCGGTAACAGTAGCGCGCGAACTGACCTGGGGAGCGGGAGTAGATTATGCTTTCGAGGCTATCGCGACCCCTGAAACAATTGCCGTCGCTTATAACTCTACAGGCAAGAACGGCACAGTCGTCGTGGTGGGATTGACGCCATTTTTTGCTCAATCGATACCGATCTCGCCACTCGACCTCGTACTCTATCAGAAGACACTGATGGGAACGCTATATGGCGATTCACAGCCGCGCTTCGATATCCCTAATTTGCTCAAAATGTATGAAGTCGGCAAAGTGAAGCTAGATGAACTGGTGACGCGTACCTATACCCTGGACCAGGTCAACGAAGCCTATGCCGATCTCCACGAAGGACGGCTTATTCGTGGCGTGATAGAGTTCGCGCAATAA
- a CDS encoding mycofactocin-coupled SDR family oxidoreductase, producing MASAASTNRGERFLDRVVLITGAARGMGRAHALAFAHEGARLVLCDACHQYSTVPYPLAQPEDLASLASEIEQMGRPVIAAQTDVTDLPAMQALAHQAHQAFGAIDIVVANAGLYSFASSWELSEEQWDETINVDLKGVWITCKVCIPYMLPNRSGKIICIASTAGVKGMANLAHYVAAKHGVIGLVKTLAIELAPYNINVNAVCPTSVDTTMCRNQAIYDVFAGGPGPQATYEHMLTLMNALNLFTDRNLIEPEAVSAAVLWLASEEARHITGTALPVDAGYLTR from the coding sequence ATGGCATCTGCGGCGTCTACTAACCGGGGCGAGAGATTCCTTGACCGGGTAGTGCTGATTACAGGCGCTGCACGTGGTATGGGGCGGGCGCACGCGCTGGCATTCGCCCATGAGGGCGCGCGCCTGGTTTTGTGCGATGCATGCCACCAGTATAGCACCGTTCCTTATCCCCTGGCGCAACCTGAAGATCTCGCTTCCCTCGCAAGCGAGATCGAGCAGATGGGCCGCCCGGTAATTGCCGCGCAAACCGATGTCACCGACCTGCCGGCAATGCAGGCGCTCGCGCACCAGGCTCATCAGGCATTCGGGGCGATAGATATCGTAGTGGCAAATGCGGGCCTTTACTCTTTCGCATCGTCCTGGGAGTTGAGCGAGGAGCAATGGGATGAGACTATCAATGTCGATCTTAAAGGCGTGTGGATCACATGCAAAGTTTGCATCCCTTACATGCTTCCCAATCGCAGCGGCAAAATTATTTGTATTGCCTCCACGGCAGGAGTAAAGGGGATGGCAAATCTGGCGCACTATGTGGCCGCCAAGCATGGCGTCATTGGCCTTGTCAAAACGCTTGCTATCGAACTGGCGCCTTACAACATCAACGTCAACGCGGTCTGCCCTACCAGCGTAGATACAACCATGTGCCGCAATCAGGCCATTTATGACGTGTTCGCCGGTGGGCCTGGACCGCAGGCCACCTATGAACATATGCTGACCTTGATGAACGCTCTCAACCTGTTTACCGACCGCAATCTTATAGAGCCAGAGGCCGTGAGCGCTGCCGTCCTGTGGCTGGCCTCCGAAGAGGCACGCCATATCACAGGTACGGCACTGCCTGTGGATGCTGGATATTTAACGCGATGA
- the mftA gene encoding mycofactocin precursor MftA (Mycofactocin is a small molecule electron carrier derived from the final two amino acids, Val-Tyr, of MftA, the mycofactocin precursor. It plays a role in redox homeostasis and the metabolism of alcohols and aldehydes in Actinobacteria, including Mycobacterium tuberculosis.) has translation MPDTTLPNITDPEKEVVMSEPVAPASELPVTEERPEAPPSSQEEVTLEDGIEEELIIEDFTIDGICGVY, from the coding sequence ATGCCGGATACAACACTTCCCAACATAACCGATCCCGAAAAAGAGGTAGTGATGAGCGAACCCGTGGCGCCGGCCTCAGAACTACCCGTAACCGAAGAGCGTCCAGAAGCTCCTCCATCCTCTCAAGAGGAGGTAACTCTGGAAGACGGGATCGAAGAGGAACTGATCATCGAGGACTTCACTATTGATGGCATCTGCGGCGTCTACTAA
- a CDS encoding Gfo/Idh/MocA family oxidoreductase — MHFEGQQVGRYRLLQLLGSGGMGEVYLAEDPRIDQQVAIKVIRTDTAPYAGKDANQETTNLFLREAEEQVKLAKQQQRILMAGHTFEYNPAVNELRKLVQNGELGRIYCIEAERVNLGLFRHDINVIWDLAPHDISILLYLLGMQPEQVSVQAHAHVQRAIHDVAHIDLGFAGGMTAHIHVSWLHPCKIRRVTVIGDRRMVVYDDTSPAEALKIYNKGADVHADPVVSYRFGAITIPHIDWVEPLHLECEDFANSIRTGTPPRSNGEVGLNVVRILARIQEALEQRESIFATSVGL; from the coding sequence ATGCATTTTGAAGGACAACAAGTTGGACGTTATCGATTATTACAGCTACTTGGTAGTGGAGGAATGGGAGAAGTCTATCTGGCAGAAGATCCGCGCATTGACCAGCAGGTAGCGATTAAGGTCATTCGAACCGATACAGCCCCTTATGCCGGCAAAGACGCTAACCAGGAGACAACAAACCTGTTCCTTCGTGAAGCGGAGGAACAGGTGAAGTTGGCAAAGCAACAGCAGCGAATATTAATGGCAGGACATACATTCGAGTATAATCCGGCGGTCAATGAACTGCGCAAACTGGTGCAAAATGGAGAACTGGGCCGCATCTATTGTATAGAGGCCGAGCGCGTGAACCTGGGCCTATTTCGTCACGATATTAATGTGATTTGGGACCTCGCACCCCACGACATCTCGATCCTGCTCTACTTATTAGGAATGCAACCTGAGCAGGTTTCGGTACAGGCACACGCGCATGTCCAGCGCGCTATTCACGATGTTGCTCATATAGATCTAGGATTTGCAGGTGGGATGACCGCTCATATTCACGTGAGTTGGCTTCACCCATGTAAAATCCGACGAGTAACAGTCATAGGTGACAGACGCATGGTTGTCTATGATGACACCAGTCCCGCGGAGGCGCTCAAGATTTACAACAAGGGTGCGGATGTACATGCTGACCCTGTGGTCTCCTATCGTTTTGGGGCTATTACGATTCCGCATATCGATTGGGTAGAGCCATTGCACCTGGAATGTGAAGATTTCGCGAACTCCATTCGTACTGGAACGCCGCCCCGCTCAAATGGTGAGGTCGGATTGAACGTCGTGCGCATACTAGCACGCATACAAGAGGCATTAGAACAACGGGAAAGCATTTTTGCCACATCGGTAGGGCTTTGA
- the mftB gene encoding mycofactocin biosynthesis chaperone MftB (MftB, a small protein, is a peptide chaperone that assists the radical SAM enzyme MftC in performing two modifications to the C-terminal Val-Tyr dipeptide of the mycofactocin precursor peptide, MftA. MftB's role is analogous to the role of PqqD in the biosynthesis of PQQ, a cofactor that derives entirely from a Tyr and a Glu in the precursor PqqA.), whose amino-acid sequence MSQSSASYRLISEVKIRREHFGGILYKYGCADRGALSFINSPQLIELLIAGQQQYGGDLNAAIEHTNYSPASKQKLYAALHDLAQRGYVYVQE is encoded by the coding sequence ATGTCTCAATCTTCCGCAAGTTACCGGCTTATTTCCGAGGTCAAGATTCGCCGCGAACATTTTGGCGGCATACTCTACAAGTACGGCTGCGCTGATCGGGGCGCGCTTTCCTTCATCAACTCGCCGCAACTCATCGAACTCTTGATCGCTGGTCAGCAGCAGTATGGGGGCGATTTGAACGCTGCCATCGAGCATACCAATTATTCTCCTGCCAGTAAACAGAAGCTCTATGCCGCTTTACACGATCTGGCACAGCGTGGCTATGTTTACGTACAGGAGTAA